GAAATAACAATTGCGCGGTGTCTGGGAGGTTCAAGCCTAGCCGGACTGGTTTAAAGCCTTACAAGAGGTGTTCAGTGGAAGCCAAGGAGAACAGATCAGCTGCCATAGAAAAAAGTGGCAACAAGAGAATTCATCTGCAAGGGGAAGCTTCCACCTGATAACACACTTGCAGAGCACCATTCCTAATGGCATGTTGTTTATCTATGAATTTATAAGACTTTGAGCTTGCTAAACATCAAACTCTAGAACTTAAATCTCGTCTCTTCTGCGAATTGTACCATTATCCATTCGAGCAGCTCTTCTGCGAGGTAAACTGCTTGTAAGGTTGTGTTTTAAAGTGAACATATTGTCAATGTCTGGAGTTCATCCTTTCTTGCTCTGTCTTTACCAAtataattttgttagaaaattaaaaggaattcctAACTATCTATATCATTAAAAACgtgtcatatttttttaaaaaatattttacctgTAATTTAATACTAAAATATCCATCTGCGTTTCATCTGacaataattttgatcaaaatttattaaagttgttCTAACTCGAAGATATATtggtaattttaatcaaaattatatcaTTTTGAAACCgtcttaattaaaataatatcattttaaagtaattttgatcaAAAGTCGCTATAAAATTGAGCATCAAATTGGgttgttttgataaaattttaaaagatactagagaaaattaatgatgagagagaaaaattcataataatacgttaTAACTGAGTCTCGAAGTCtggatcactgattgtttcgcttgtggaattactaataaattttgaaattatttttaatgtaaatagaaaaaaggacttTAACGTAAATATATTTTAGatttcatcaaaattaattaataaaagagaaaattttttaataaaataataagatatataattttttttcctttacgaAAGGATGACTTTTTAACTTTTtgccaataattttttttattgtcttGATAGCTACCCAAACACAATGCTGCTTATTTCTGATAGGTTCTTCATTTATTGGATCGTTAATTTTTTTAAGACGAAATTGCCcattataatttatttaacatatttattttaattttctaaattattatttaGAGCAAAAAGATGTTGCCCATCCCAAACATTCAGaggatattttattaataaaaaaaattaaaaatattttataataagatGATAATTGACTGTCACCAGAGGGAGCGGGTTAATTAATGATTgagaaaatattctataaatagcAAAAAGTTATTTAGCAACAGAAAAGGGCTTTTACGTCCATATATGCGCGCGATGAAATCTCGATCCCCAAAACAGCCACTAATCTAAAGGCGTAAACGTAATCGTTGAAGAGTCAGAATGCAAGTAAACGCAAGATCTTTTTCGGCTGCGGTAAAATTCCTAATCGATTCTCTGCCGAAAGCGAGGGCGAGCGGATCGACGAACGCTCGTCGATGATCTTCACGGCGTACGCCCACCAATCATCTCCCCTGATAAGTTTCTCTTTTGTTTCTCTCTCTCGCAGTCGCACGAGCGCACGCAATCGCTGCACGCCGCCCGCACCTCACCATCTGATTCTTACGCGGTCCTCTTGGGAGTAATACTCAGCGACTCCGACGGAAACGGTTCCCGTGGAGCTGGTGTTGGTGCCGCAGTGAAGCGATGGAGATCGATAGGGCCATCAGGGAAAGCACCGATCGGCGGCTGCAGACAAAGTACCAGAACGCCGTCTACGTGATTCAGAGGGCTTTTGCGCTCTACGAGTCAGATTCCTAACCTCCGCCGTTTAGTATGTTGGGTGATTTTTGCATATTTGTTTGCTTTTTGATTTTGTTGTGGTTGGCATTGGATTTCTTTATGGTTTGTAGTTTTGCGCTGCGATCCAAATCTTggttaaaaataaatttgttgCTGGAATAGGTTGTTCAGTCTTGACCAAGGGGAACCTTTTCCTGCGTCAGTTGCATTTTCAACCTGAATTTGCAGTACTCCTTTGTGTTTCTTCTTCGCCCTAGTAGTTACATCACTGAACTACAGTTTTAGAGCTTAGGTGCTAGGTAGGTCGATTATTCTTACGGCTTTCCTTGTTCGTCATTTTGTCTTGGCTTAGAAAGGGGGTGAATTACTGCTTATTTTAAACTGTATAGTTTAATTTAAACAGATTGATTAATTCAGGATGGTGCTGACATGTTGTTACTGACCTGATTGATTTTCAGTCATGGAACCTTTGTAAATATTCACAATTCATTGTAGCAAAAATTGCATATCAAAAGTGTTGACATTGTCATTGCATCTCAGAGTGTTGCAGTTGCCGTGTTGCTTCTTTGATCATGACTGCAAGTTTGGCATATGATTCTTTACTTTGTTATTCCGAAAATAAGTTATAGTAACAGTTCAAAAAATTCTTAACAGATTTGAGCAGGTCGCCTTTAGTTTTAATGGGGGAAAGGACTCAACGGTACAGACTTTCATACCTGTCTTTGTTATGCTTGTATCACATTTTAACACTTGTTCAATTGTTTTGTCATTGCAGGTATTGCTTCATTTGCTGCGAGCTGGCTATTATTTGCATCAAGGAAAATCAGAATGTTCAAATCACCATCTTTCAGATGATGCACACAAGTGTCCAATTCGGACCATATATTTTGAGAGTCCATGTGCTTTCCCTGAGATTAATTCCTTTACTTATGAAACTGCTGCTGAGTAAGAATGCACTTTCGCACTTTTACTTTCTCATGCAAGGCCTTGTTTGTCTTTTGAAGTTAATGATACTCCAACTTTTAAGCATGCCTTGTATCTGAAACTATGGGTTTATTTACTCCACTTctgtttcttttttcttttttcttttttctttttcttagttaCAACTTGCAACTGGAAAGTATCCACTCAGATTTCAAGTCTGGCCTAGAGGCTCTTTTGAAGGAAAAACCTACTAAAGCTATTTTTCTTGGAACCAGGATTGGCGATCCTAATGCAGTATGTTTTGCAGTAAATTACAGAAAGTTGCAGTACATTGTGTTTTTTTTATCCAAGTTATTCAAATTTGCAGTAAAatgggatttttttttctaagttattAATTTGCTCTTGGTGCAGATGAGAGTTTACATCTTTTACTTTATTTCGCCTCACAGGTTGGACAGGAGCAATTTTCCCCTAGTTCAATTGGATGGCCTCCTTTCATGAGGGTGAACCCTATCTTGGACTGGTCATACAGGTTAATTTTTGGATATACTTGTTAACTAATATACCAATTGAAGATATTTAGATTGTTATTTAAGTCTTTTCATCCCTTCAATTTGTCATTGTCAGGGATGTTTGGGCTTTCCTTTTAACTTCCAAGGTTAAGTACTGCAGTCTCTATGATCAAGGGTAAGCCACTAATTGTTTGATGCTGTCATTTGCTTCCCAATGTTGTTCCATTATGGTGCCATTCATATCTTAATTTAAATTCATAATAGTTTGTGTCATTGTCATTTTGTGATACTACTTACATTGTTTAATTTCATCAGTATTAAACCTTGTAAGTTCTATGATTGTTTAGATATACATCAATTGGGAGCATATACGACACAGTTCCAAATGCATTGTTAAGCATTGCTGATTCATCAAGcacgaaaaataattttaaacctgCATATATGCTCTCTGATGGAAGGTTAGAAAGAGCTGGAAGAAACAAGAAGTTAGCTCTTAAATGTGATAATGCTTCTCTAAACAATGGTGTGATTGGCATTTCTCTGAATGGTTCCTTCAAGGCATCAATTATCATCGTAGGTGATGAGATTCTGTAAGTCATTTCTTGGATGTCATACCCTTTATATAATCTActgataaaaattttaaacaaatattgTGTATCTTCTGGATAAAACTTTGTAGGATCTTTTTACCTACATTCTTCCAAATTTTTGTACCATTTTCTATTTTGCAGTATTACTTTATCTTTGTATTTTATTATTAACCTAGTTGTCTACTCTCCAATGATGGCCCATTTTCATGCTATTAACAAGTGGAGCAATCTCTTACAGATAAAAAGGTCTATAAATTGTGAAAGATTTCATATTTTTTGTGTTTATAATTTATACTAATGAGTTACCTTTTAAAACTACTATGACAACAATAAGGGAAATCATAGTTCTTTTTCCATTTTTTATTACAGATTGACCTACTAGGAAACAACTCTTGGACCAGGTAGGTGTCCAggaagaggggggtgaattgtctgtcgAAATAAAACAAACATCTTTCCCGCTCTTTCGACTCTAtttaaaagcaacaataatacaacaacaacaatcaagtcttttcccactaggtggggtcggctgtatgaatccttttacgccattgagctctatctcctattatatcatcatctatatttaaataaattttatcttgttttattgttgctaaccaagtcttttttggtcttccttttcctcgtttgatatgcatgtttatcatagtttcacatcgcctaactggagcatttattggtcgtctaagtacatgtccgtaccatcttaaacgtgtctctcgaagtttgtcctcaatagatgcaactccgactttctctctaatgctctcattccttattttgtccatcttcgtatgcccacacattcaccttaacatcctcatctctgcaactctcatcttatgctcatgtgttCGAGTTATAGCCCaatattcagctccatataacatagcaggtctaaccgcgattttatagaacttacctttaagtttaagaggtactttacggtcacataaaacacccgacgctcccctccatttcacccatcctgcttgtattctatgtaagacgtctctctcaatccctccatcattttgtaaaatgaTTTAAATTCTAAATCTTCTGTACTCATTCTCCTAATCTTAACAACTTTCACttctaatattttaaattaagtaTTTACTCATTcatgtctttaatctactaaattaaaattctttgtaAACAGTTTCCTCCAAGGTATTCTAGCTTAGATTTCTCCTTCACGTTCATGATTAGTCAAAAAATATTCATTTGCAAACAACACGCACtattatattatgtcttgaatgtgtcAATTGAGTTCATTCATGATTAGTATAAATAGATAGACTTAAGTTGAGCTTTGATGTAATTCTATCTTTATAGAAAACACTTTGGTTAATTGTTCGGAGACTTTTTTGTCATTGCATCCTCATATATACCCTTAATTATTTTAATACACTATACTAAcactttttttatataattatttatataattttcctcagactatcataatttttttctaGGTTAAGTCTTGCTTTTTCtctaatatttttaaatcaattgTTTAAGATGTGTAATTTCTATTGTCGACTTTGTatgaactcaaattgattttcgatcaccaTGGTCTTCTTAGTCTTTTTTCTATCATTCTTTTATAAAGTTTCACGGTATGACTTGTTGACTTAATGCCCTTATAATTTACATAGTTTTGTacgtattatttatttttatactgggactagagtacttatcttccactaatcaatttttttttgttttcaatatcagCCATTTAATACCCTCCTTCCTAGGTACTTCCGAAATATTATCTATTTAACTATATTTTCATTTTGCATCCCATTTAAAATTTATTCtacttttaaaatttgaattctacTAATGCATCTTATTTGTGTAAGATTTTACCTACTTTATAAatgtctttttctccttttttatccaaCTATTGATATAAGTCTTTAAAAGTTTCTTTTTTGGCCCCGCTAATTTATTCttggtctctttttttttttttggctgctctgtaattcatttttctttcctatttcttttatattttcttGTTCCACCATCAATTGTTTTTACTCGCTCATTACTTTCTTTtcagcttctttcttggctattgtatattttcttaagtttttctcgttcttacaaatatataattccttataagctattcgtttttccttcactttctcttgtactttctcattccaccaccaagattctttacttagtggtgcatgtccctttgactcaccgagtacactcttagctactattttcaactttgatatcatcttatccacGTGTAGTCATCTAATATCCCAAtactaccttctccttaaatatattttgttttccatcctttaacttccaccacttaattctaggaattgtatatattttctttctattgatactatgtttcaggcgtatatccaacactactaccctatgttgggtagttaagctttctccagggatgactttgcaatctttacaaatctttctatccttcttcctaaccataagaaagtcaatttgcgatttattattctcacttttgaatgtgactaaatgttcttctcttttcttaaaaaacgtattagctaatataaggtcatatgctatcgcaaaatctaatatagtttttccttcctcattcctcgttccaaacccataactcctatgtactctctcatattcctcatttttcactccgacatgcccatttagatcacctcctattaaaatcatttcacttggtggaatattttgtaatatttcatctaagtcctcccaaaaccttgatttggtagctttatctaatcctacttgtggtgcatatacgctaattatgttcatagtttctttcgccactattatcttaagggctataattctatctccttttctaactactcctacaacttcatcttttaacaaattatctacaatgatacccactccatttcttgctttactctttccagtgtaccataacttaaaacccgagttctctatcatctttgccttctcgcctatccgttttgtctcttgtacacacaaaatactaatttttctcctaatcatcatatctactacctccattgatttaccagtgagagttcctatattccatgttccaaatcttagattattagttttcctatcatatttgttcttatctaacctacggtgtgagaacttttgcctatttaacactacacccaagttctcatggagatgtagcggtccttgctgagacgttacagtcggaccctgtaacgcgaactcttgcatatttatcactacacccgaatTCTGgtgatgtagcggtccttgccgagacgttacagtcggaccctgtaacgcgttccttccggggaacaacctagcattagcacaatagtttaatggattcattcattgaatatttgccatagtttgacgctggctggcaacctaacgcaaccctcctcctttatccgggcttgggaccggccatgaccggtcatcatgataagttaaaataaccactagaaagaagaggcacaagatttacttggttacaacctagatggttgttaatccaagggaaGTGCAAGCGCAATAAAAATCttcttcgttgaaggcggagaagcctcttacactcgttgaaaaaCTCAGATAGTTGAtaggaaatgattacaagagttgatctctatttcctaggtccaggggtctttttataacccctgggAAAAGTTATCCGTGGctagaaggcacctccaacaggctggaaggcgcctccagcaaggcgccaaaggataaagttttatcctttggcaacgccaatatcagcctggtcgaaggcgccttccatagagctaaaaggcgccttcgtactgttcatcgaaggcgccttcgtactattcatcgaaggcgccttcgtacccttcatcgaaggcgccttcgtacccttcatcgaaggcgccttcgtaccctttatcgaaggcgccttcgtaccCTTCATCGAAGGTACCTTCCATAGTGAAGGTGCGGAGGcgtgcggaggcgccttcaactccctttaaaggcgcctccagcagcacttACAGCCACCTtttgctcttctgctgctccgatcgcctgtGTGATCGTGGCCATCTgggatagggctcacccgagcccatttcccggtcttctcctcgagcaggcttccgctccggcttctcatccctcggaacgtcgtgcacatccttctcgttcactggtgtactcttacattggcaccttgtccctcggatgcatcgagcccatcgctcccttcccgtgccatccttctcgctagctgcgtcttctgctcgacttcttgtgttcctaaactcctgcacacttagacacaaggttcaaacataacaggatctaactttaacttggttgatcacatcaaaactaccatgggatttcaacaatttccccctttttgatgtacatcaacccaagttcaagttaagataaaaaaatgcaataaaattattgtaaaaaaattgtaataataaCATTTTTGGAACATTAAGTATAATgttgcaaaattcaaaatttgtaaaatttaaaatgttaaagttaaaatccaaaattttaaaatctccccCTAAATTTATATCTattcctcctttgatcacatcaaaaaataggaaaataacataaaaagttagaaagtttgaaataaatttttagggGACTTAAAAGAAATTTCAATAAAGTCATACTTTGTATTCGACAAGaaagagtttaaaaaaaaacattttgtcAATTCTAAAAACTCAACTAATCCTAAAAAAACCTGTTAAATGATTATGACAGTAAAtcgtttaacagttagtcaattaagtattaaattcaataattggcttctggcgatgcactagaccttcttggatattagaacaacaaccactttcttagacaaagtcttttaaagaaattaatatttaatttcctttttgatattttaaccttgtttttttttaaaattttagtctaAGCATGACTTTGGAACTAATATAGGTTCCTatctactggattaattagaaattttggaGGTATATAACTTTTTGGGGATCTTTCTAATTTGACCATGGGAAATCGTAAATACTAGTTTATCCTATCAtgatttctaattttttatttttgacaattattcaaattcaagcatgcatggtcatttttcaattttttgattTCTATCTTTAATTTTtcgttttctaattttagattatcatacaattctagaggacatgcattagctaattatttttttaaatcaatattttctttttctaatttgtacaaatttttagaaagcattttgataaaattaGAAGACTGTTCGGGAGATAGTGCATGTACCTCACTTATCTCGTGATCtgatgctcccctttcatcgCGACTTTCTTCTGATAAtcctccctcttcatcgatgctcatttctgagctgctttcatcttctgTTTGATAGTTTGCCATTAGGACTAGTCCAGAGAAGGCCTCGATCTcggactcagaggatgatgattcatcccatgtggtcTTCAAGttcttgtattttggtttgttgcccttatctttctccttcttctttagtttaggacattcatccttgatgtgtccttcttcgttgcagttgtagcatcggaccttcCTTTTGTTTTAATAATCCTTTTTCGTCTGCGATTTAAGCTTATTAAATCGAATAAACTTATTAAATCTCCTTACTATTAAAGTCATTTTGTCTTCATCAATTGACTCTTCAGAGTTTGGATCGTccgttcttgcctttagggcatTGTTCTGACTCGGTCTCTTTCTTTGTCCTGCACATCGAGATTCGTGTAATTCGAAAGTGGAgaaaagattttctaaagtactcacCTCGAGAtctttagagatatagtaggagtctactatagatgtccattccgGTGTTCTCGGGaacgcatttaaagcataccttagcgTGTCTCGATTGGTTACCGTTTTTCCAAGGTTCGTTAAGCTAGTAATTAGCTCCTTAATTCTTCTATGTAGTTGAGCAACCGATTTTCCTTCTTCCATTCGGAGATTGCTTATTTGATTCTGGAGTAGGTCCCGTTTTGCGAGTTTGGCTTTGGACGGACAttcatgtagttccaggaattttccCCAAAGTTCCATTGCTGATTCGTAGGTgccgattctgttgacttcttgcaGAGGTAGCAcgctcagtagatggaattcgGCTCATCCATTTgccacgaaatctgcttgctcctttttggtccattGATACTCCTCATTTTCTTTCGGTGCTACAAatccatattttaatattaacaataattcaaaatcggttttaaaaaatacctctatgcTTTTCTTCCAAAACGCaaattctccctcgaattttggtgggtaaaTTGTCGGTCCGACCATCGTTTCGGTGCTTCAGTCgatggttagtccttttgaggcgttctggctctgataccacttcttGGACCAGGTAGGGGCCAACAAGAAGAGGTGAATTGCTTGTCGAAATAAAACAAACGCCGTTCTCGTTCTTTCTACTCTAATTAAAAGCGACAATAATGATAAGTTAAAATAACGACttgaaagaagaggcacaaggtttacttggttataacctaaatgattgttaatccaagacaagtgaaagcgcaataaaaatctccttcgttgaaggcggatatgcctcttacactcattgaaaagttcaaacagttgctaggaaatgattacaagagttgatctctatttcctaggtccaggggtctttttatagcccttgggaaAAGTTATTCGTGGCTGGAAGGTACCTTCAACAGGCTTGAAGACGCCTCTAGCTaggtgccaaaggataaagctttatcctttggcaacgtcAATATCAACCTAGtcaaagacgccttccatagggctggaaggcaccttcgtaccCTTCATCGAAGatgccttccagccatggaaggcaccttcaacagtgaaggtgcggaggcgccttcaactccctttgaaggcgcctccagcagcacttACAACCACCTTTTGCTCTTCTGCTGcttcgatcgcttgggtgatcgtGGCCATCCGggataaggctcacccgaacccatttccctgtcttctcctcgagcaggcttccgctctcgcttctcgtccctcagaacgtTTCGCacgcccttctcgtccaccagtgtactcttctgtagcacctcgtccctcggatgcactgagcccgtcggctcccttcccgtgccatccttctcactaattgtgtcttctgctcgacttcttgtgttcctaagctcttgcacatttagacacaaggttcaaaCATAACgggacctaactttaacttggttgatcacatcaaaactatcacggagtTTCAACAACAACTTGTCCAGAAAATTACAATGTCCGGTGGAGGATTCTGTGATGGATGACTTGTATTATTTGCAAGGGCGATTCAAGGatcactagatttttttttagttgataTTTGGGACAAAAAGCCTTTTTTGTTTATGTTAAACAATAATAATGTTCAATGTGAACCTTTTGAATATTACTGCCTTCAATTTCCCTTTCGCTATATAAACATGGAGTTGTTGGTTTCTCCCTGAAGCACAACCCTTGAAGGGCTTGGGTGAGTGAAAAGAGCTTCCCGTAAGGGGAAAATTGCAATAAATTtataaagaatatttttgactgaGTTCATGAGAGTTCAACCAAGACTTTTGGAGGTGGTTATAATGCTTTGCAACAATGATTCTGAACAAATTTAATCACAAATTATTCCTTCTCCTTTATACTATGTTTTCCCTTATCCTCTTCCAAGAAGATGGGTGTTCACTTTTCTAGAATGAATGCTTGAGCTATAGTGGTCACGTAGCCAAACAAATGCTAGTTACTCTCACCCACTGGATCGTATTCCTCGTATATCTAACATTATCCAGACATATTttggagagttttttttttccattttcttttacTCGTTTACTGATTTTGCTAATTGATTCATCATAAACATTAGCTTTTGGCATTCAACAGTTCTTTTTATGGCTAAAGGGGCATTCATTATTCTTGATGCACATTTATTTCAGATTTGGCACTACAGAGGACAAGCTGAGTGGGGCACTGTGCAAAAAGTTAAATGCTATTGGATGGCAAACAACTCGTATAGCAGTTGTTCAGAATGAAGTGAGACAAATTTATGCAATAATAACTATCTCTATACTTTAACTCAAATTATGCAGATAATATGATCTTTTCCTATCTTTTCTTCCAATATTCATAATTTGTATATTGTCTTCAATTTAAACAGTTGCAACAAAAATTTACTTTTATTGAATACCGTGAGATTTTCACTGATGAGGATTAATCTTATATTTTTCTCCTTGAACTGTTACAACCAGCATGGTCCATGGCTTTGGAAGCTTGTTTTCTGGTCTGATTTATGCTTTGTTCTTTGCTATGAAGATGAAATTTATCTTCAAATTATTCTTAAATCTTCACTTTTTTATTTGTTTGCATCTGTTGCAATTACACTGTGATAGTTATAGGCTAAAGCTTTCAACTATGTTCAACTGTGCTTGCTAGTTTTCATAAATTTTTCTTGTAAATGATTTTATGCTAGATATATGCTACCACAAAGAACTTTCAAATTTttcctagtatttttttttccattctcAATTAGAGTATATCGTGACCTCTTTTGTTCATCCAGATTGATTCTGTGGCTGAAGAAGTGGAACAGAGGAAGTCTACAAATGACATGGTTTCTTTCAGTGACCTTCAGTTATCTAAGTTCTTAATCTCTGAAGTTCTAATATTTTTACCGCAGTtcatacacatttgatctttgaACATCTATTTACAGGTCTTCCTGTTTGGAGGGTTTGGCCCTATGAGTTCTGATGTTTCACTAGCAGGTGTAGCAAAAGCTTTTGGAGTTCGGCTGGTTAGTTGATGTGGGATTTGGGTTTCAACCAAAATATTTCATGGTTTAAACTTGGATTATCTAATCCAGCATATAATGTTGCAATAtgctttatgaaaaaaaaatcctgCCTTCACAAGTttattttgtcttttttttttgtcaataaaTCACAGTCATAATGCAATCTGCAACTGAAAAACCACAGTATCTTGCTTCAAGTGGTGAAGTTTTGGTGAACTCTAGAATCTACATGGTACATATGCCATGTCCTATACCTGATGTTAGGCTTCTAGTAGCCATATGTACTTGGAGAAATCTAAATGCAAAGGGATCTAGTGCTTTTACATATCCTATTTATGTATGAGAGTTTGCTTTAAATAGTGAAGAATATCATATGTTGCAGTTAAGAATCCACAATTAGGTTCTAACTAGAACTAATAACAAGTTATTATAAATGTTTGTTATACTCGTCAACATTTGTTTAGTACAATATCCATCACATGCTTTTGTAGATACATTGCTTTTACTTAAGAAACAATCTCAAATGATTTCCTTATTTTGGATGATTTTTGGATATTGATACTTGTATAAggcattttcaaatttttttggtTGACCATGCT
This region of Zingiber officinale cultivar Zhangliang chromosome 9A, Zo_v1.1, whole genome shotgun sequence genomic DNA includes:
- the LOC122019967 gene encoding FAD synthase-like, whose protein sequence is MEIDRAIRESTDRRLQTKYQNAVYVIQRAFALYEFEQVAFSFNGGKDSTVLLHLLRAGYYLHQGKSECSNHHLSDDAHKCPIRTIYFESPCAFPEINSFTYETAADYNLQLESIHSDFKSGLEALLKEKPTKAIFLGTRIGDPNAVGQEQFSPSSIGWPPFMRVNPILDWSYRDVWAFLLTSKVKYCSLYDQGYTSIGSIYDTVPNALLSIADSSSTKNNFKPAYMLSDGRLERAGRNKKLALKCDNASLNNGVIGISLNGSFKASIIIVGDEILFGTTEDKLSGALCKKLNAIGWQTTRIAVVQNEIDSVAEEVEQRKSTNDMVFLFGGFGPMSSDVSLAGVAKAFGVRLAPDEEFEEYLRHLIGQHCIGDRNEMALLPEGITELLHHKNLPLPLIKCHNVIILSATNICELETQWDCLFELPNVPLVQLAPFTLKHLSTTLSDVEIAQTMSQLCLEFSDIYIGCHRMSRVTPSIINFIGKDKSRLELAVKKLSSSFPPGAFFEHKCD